Proteins encoded together in one Micromonospora kangleipakensis window:
- a CDS encoding YczE/YyaS/YitT family protein, whose product MAAIGNLRYRPTRRLSQLYVGLALYGVSMALMIRSGLGLDPWDVFHQGLAGQTGLSFGTVTIAVGALVLLLWIPLRQRPGLGTVSNVVVIGLVVDATLAVLPPGGPLPVRIGLLVVGIVANGAATGLYLGAQLGPGPRDGLMTGYVARRPGRSVRLVRTVIEVTVLALGWLLGGTVGVGTVAYALAIGPLAQVFIPLFAVAPRPEPARSTPDPAVCATGPATEAA is encoded by the coding sequence ATGGCAGCGATTGGCAATCTCCGGTACCGGCCGACCCGGCGGCTGAGCCAGCTCTACGTCGGGCTCGCCCTCTACGGGGTCAGCATGGCGCTGATGATCCGGTCCGGACTGGGCCTCGACCCCTGGGACGTGTTCCACCAGGGGCTCGCCGGGCAGACCGGGCTCTCCTTCGGCACAGTCACCATCGCGGTCGGCGCCCTCGTCCTGCTGCTCTGGATCCCGCTGCGGCAGCGCCCCGGCCTGGGCACGGTCAGCAACGTCGTGGTGATCGGCCTGGTGGTGGACGCCACCCTCGCGGTACTGCCGCCCGGCGGACCGCTGCCGGTCCGGATCGGCCTGCTGGTCGTCGGCATCGTGGCCAACGGCGCCGCCACCGGCCTCTACCTCGGCGCGCAGCTCGGCCCGGGCCCGCGCGACGGCCTGATGACCGGGTACGTCGCCCGCCGCCCGGGCCGGTCCGTCCGACTGGTCCGCACGGTCATCGAGGTGACGGTGCTGGCGCTGGGCTGGCTGCTCGGCGGCACCGTCGGAGTCGGCACCGTCGCCTACGCGCTCGCCATCGGCCCGCTGGCCCAGGTGTTCATCCCGCTCTTCGCGGTGGCCCCCCGGCCGGAGCCGGCGCGGTCCACCCCGGACCCGGCGGTCTGCGCGACCGGTCCGGCCACCGAGGCGGCCTGA
- a CDS encoding PLP-dependent aminotransferase family protein, translated as MTSQVRGTQLARLLGQWHALPGRRRSPDYAALAAAVRGLLADGRLPLGVRLPAERELAEALRISRTTVTAAYRELRETGHLASRRGAGSWTMLPGTHRVASTGLWTPLDDRDMIDLGVAALAAPAQLVPAARAAAEDLPRYLSGAGYHPTGIIELREAVARSYTERGLPTSPEQIMVTSGTQHALDLVLRLALSPGGGVLVESPTYPNALAALAARRARITTHGLAADGAGWDADLLLGSIRQTRPKLAYLIPEFQNPTGHLMAAELRERVVGAAHAAGTDLVIDESFVDLPLDGTELPPPTATFDRHSRVISIGGMSKPYWGGLRIGWVRASAPQVQRLAAARVGVDMASPVLDQLVAVHLLADAPAIVAARQAQLTTQRDALIGAMAERLPDWRVTVPRGGVTLWAELDGPISSALARAAEEVGVRLAPGPRFGLDGTLERFLRLPFTLPAADLVEAVGRLAAVRYDLDRAGRPQWREPSVIA; from the coding sequence ATGACGAGTCAGGTGCGTGGCACCCAATTGGCCCGGCTGCTCGGTCAGTGGCACGCGCTGCCCGGCCGGCGGCGCAGCCCCGACTACGCCGCGCTCGCCGCCGCGGTCCGCGGCCTGCTCGCCGACGGCCGGCTCCCCCTGGGGGTACGCCTGCCGGCCGAGCGGGAGCTGGCCGAGGCGCTGCGGATCAGCCGGACCACGGTCACCGCCGCGTACCGGGAGCTGCGGGAGACCGGCCATCTGGCCAGCCGCCGGGGCGCTGGCAGCTGGACCATGCTCCCGGGCACCCACCGGGTGGCCAGCACCGGCCTCTGGACCCCGCTGGACGACCGGGACATGATCGACCTCGGCGTCGCCGCGCTCGCCGCGCCGGCCCAGCTCGTCCCGGCCGCCCGGGCCGCCGCCGAGGACCTGCCGCGCTACCTGAGCGGTGCCGGCTACCACCCGACCGGGATCATCGAGCTGCGCGAGGCGGTCGCCCGGTCGTACACCGAGCGGGGCCTGCCCACCAGCCCCGAGCAGATCATGGTCACCAGCGGCACGCAGCACGCGCTGGACCTGGTGCTGCGGCTGGCGCTGTCGCCCGGCGGCGGGGTGCTGGTCGAGTCCCCGACCTATCCCAACGCCCTCGCGGCGCTCGCCGCCCGCCGGGCCCGGATCACCACCCACGGGCTCGCCGCCGACGGCGCGGGCTGGGACGCCGACCTGCTGCTCGGCAGCATCCGGCAGACCCGGCCGAAGCTGGCGTACCTGATCCCGGAGTTCCAGAACCCGACCGGCCACCTGATGGCGGCCGAGCTGCGTGAGCGGGTGGTCGGCGCCGCCCATGCCGCCGGCACCGACCTGGTCATCGACGAGTCCTTCGTGGACCTGCCGCTGGACGGCACCGAGCTCCCCCCGCCGACCGCCACCTTCGACCGGCACTCCCGGGTCATCTCCATCGGCGGAATGAGCAAGCCCTACTGGGGTGGCCTGCGGATCGGCTGGGTCCGCGCCTCCGCCCCGCAGGTGCAGCGGCTGGCCGCCGCCCGGGTCGGGGTCGACATGGCCAGCCCGGTGCTCGACCAGCTCGTCGCGGTGCACCTGCTGGCCGACGCCCCGGCCATCGTGGCCGCCCGCCAGGCCCAGCTCACCACCCAGCGCGACGCGCTGATCGGCGCGATGGCCGAGCGGCTGCCCGACTGGCGGGTCACCGTCCCGCGCGGCGGCGTGACGCTCTGGGCCGAGCTCGACGGCCCGATCTCCAGCGCCCTGGCCCGGGCCGCCGAGGAGGTCGGCGTACGACTGGCGCCCGGCCCCCGGTTCGGCCTGGACGGCACCCTCGAACGGTTCCTGCGGCTGCCCTTCACGCTGCCGGCCGCCGACCTGGTGGAGGCGGTGGGCCGGCTTGCCGCGGTCCGCTACGACCTGGACCGCGCCGGCCGCCCACAGTGGCGGGAGCCCTCCGTCATCGCGTGA
- a CDS encoding low temperature requirement protein A, with translation MGNGGGTRSRVVRPGAPGSRTTRVELFYDLVFVFAFLNVTSLTASHPTPVNLFRCLLVLALLWWCWTGFAGVGNLVRADQGVLPVVGFVTVAATFLLALSMPGAFVDRPGGLNGPLVFAACYFVVRAAQLAVFVWVARADADRRRRWLLLAVLPALASALLLAAGLAPQRLADRPAAIGLQLALWTAALVVEYAAGAALGGRYWLVVSAGHWAERHALIILVALGESIIALGIGPKFISGLPLSGPVVVAAALGIAVVATLWWAYFDTLAFAVEQALHHTREPVPRARLARDVYTFLHLPMVAGIIFFALGLKDLLEEAAEPDTPRWGVPLGGFWITVLYGGVGLYLLSLAACARRALRAVHWPLLVAVAVLALVAPVAARLPELVALALLALLCLATTVAETVSEDGRRRQIRQLALEEQIAAEVEQSRWRQRHL, from the coding sequence GTGGGGAACGGCGGCGGTACCCGGTCGCGCGTGGTCCGCCCCGGCGCGCCCGGGTCCCGGACGACCCGGGTGGAGCTCTTCTACGACCTGGTCTTCGTCTTCGCGTTCCTCAACGTCACCAGCCTGACCGCGAGCCATCCCACCCCGGTCAACCTGTTCCGGTGCCTGCTGGTGCTGGCGCTGCTTTGGTGGTGCTGGACCGGCTTCGCCGGGGTGGGCAACCTGGTCCGCGCCGACCAGGGCGTGCTGCCGGTGGTCGGCTTCGTCACCGTGGCCGCCACCTTCCTGCTGGCGCTGAGCATGCCGGGGGCGTTCGTCGACCGCCCCGGCGGGCTGAACGGCCCGCTCGTCTTCGCCGCCTGCTACTTCGTGGTCCGCGCCGCGCAACTCGCGGTCTTCGTCTGGGTGGCCCGCGCGGACGCGGACCGGCGCCGGCGCTGGCTGCTGCTGGCCGTCCTGCCGGCGCTCGCCTCGGCCCTGCTGCTCGCCGCCGGGCTGGCGCCGCAGCGGCTCGCCGACCGGCCCGCGGCCATCGGGCTCCAGCTCGCGCTCTGGACGGCGGCGCTGGTCGTGGAGTACGCCGCCGGGGCGGCGCTGGGCGGTAGGTACTGGCTGGTGGTCTCCGCCGGGCACTGGGCGGAACGGCACGCCCTGATCATCCTGGTGGCGCTCGGCGAGTCGATCATCGCGTTGGGGATCGGCCCCAAGTTCATCAGCGGCCTGCCGCTGAGCGGACCGGTGGTGGTCGCCGCCGCGCTCGGCATCGCGGTCGTGGCGACGCTCTGGTGGGCGTACTTCGACACTCTGGCCTTCGCGGTCGAGCAGGCGCTGCACCACACCCGGGAGCCGGTCCCGCGCGCCCGGCTGGCCCGGGACGTCTACACCTTCCTGCACCTGCCGATGGTCGCCGGGATCATCTTCTTCGCCCTCGGCCTCAAGGACCTGCTCGAGGAGGCCGCGGAGCCCGACACGCCGCGCTGGGGGGTGCCGCTGGGCGGCTTCTGGATCACGGTGCTGTACGGCGGGGTCGGCCTCTACCTGCTCAGCCTCGCCGCCTGCGCCCGGCGGGCGCTGCGGGCCGTGCACTGGCCGCTGCTGGTGGCGGTGGCGGTGCTCGCCCTGGTCGCCCCGGTGGCCGCCCGGCTGCCGGAGCTGGTGGCGCTGGCGCTGCTGGCGTTGCTCTGCCTCGCCACCACGGTTGCCGAGACCGTCAGCGAGGACGGGCGGCGGCGGCAGATCCGCCAGCTCGCGCTGGAGGAGCAGATCGCCGCCGAGGTGGAGCAGAGCCGGTGGCGGCAGCGCCACCTGTGA
- a CDS encoding TIGR03085 family metal-binding protein, whose product MPRYARSEREALADLLLDLGPDAPTVNEGWGTRDLAAHLIVRERRPDAAAGILLPPLRRYAEAVRRRVAARPYPELVAQVRRPPAWSPVSNPLTDELVNTMEFFIHHEDVRRARPGWLPRDLPAGLSAVLWKRATMLARVALRRFPADLLVQAPGFGELTVGRGGERLRLVGAPGELALFLSGRQRVSRVQIDGPAIPADRLRAASLGF is encoded by the coding sequence ATGCCGCGGTACGCCCGATCGGAGCGCGAGGCGCTCGCCGACCTGCTGCTGGACCTGGGACCGGACGCGCCGACGGTCAACGAGGGGTGGGGCACGCGGGATCTCGCCGCGCACCTGATCGTCCGGGAGCGCCGGCCGGACGCCGCCGCGGGCATCCTGCTGCCGCCGCTGCGCCGGTACGCCGAGGCGGTCCGCCGCCGGGTCGCCGCCCGCCCGTACCCGGAGCTGGTGGCGCAGGTACGCCGCCCGCCGGCCTGGAGCCCGGTGAGCAACCCGCTCACCGACGAGCTGGTGAACACGATGGAGTTCTTCATCCACCACGAGGACGTACGGCGGGCCCGCCCGGGCTGGCTGCCCCGGGACCTGCCGGCCGGCCTGTCGGCGGTGCTCTGGAAGCGGGCCACCATGCTGGCCCGGGTGGCGTTGCGCCGGTTCCCCGCCGACCTGCTCGTCCAGGCGCCCGGGTTCGGCGAGCTCACCGTCGGCCGGGGCGGGGAGCGGCTGCGGCTGGTGGGCGCGCCGGGAGAGCTGGCGCTCTTCCTCTCGGGCCGGCAGCGGGTGTCCCGGGTGCAGATCGACGGGCCGGCCATCCCGGCCGACCGGCTGCGGGCGGCCAGCCTGGGCTTCTGA
- a CDS encoding RidA family protein yields the protein MTAVAGDGAAVTRLGSGGPWEAVFGYSRVVRAGNLAWTAGCTSTVDGRVAHVGDAAAQTAQALRIGLDALAEVGAELADVVRTRMYVTDRSYADEVGRAHNAVFGAVRPAATMVVVAGLIDPEHLVEVELEAWLGDR from the coding sequence GTGACCGCCGTCGCGGGGGACGGCGCGGCCGTCACCCGGCTGGGCTCGGGCGGACCGTGGGAGGCCGTCTTCGGCTACTCGCGGGTGGTCCGGGCCGGGAACCTGGCCTGGACGGCGGGCTGCACCTCGACGGTCGACGGGCGGGTGGCGCACGTCGGGGACGCCGCGGCGCAGACTGCCCAGGCGTTGCGGATCGGCCTGGACGCGCTGGCCGAGGTGGGCGCGGAGCTGGCTGACGTGGTCCGGACCCGGATGTACGTGACCGACCGGAGCTACGCCGACGAGGTGGGCCGGGCGCACAACGCGGTCTTCGGGGCGGTCCGCCCGGCCGCGACGATGGTGGTGGTGGCCGGGCTGATCGACCCGGAGCACCTGGTGGAGGTCGAGCTGGAGGCCTGGCTCGGCGACCGCTGA
- the hisF gene encoding imidazole glycerol phosphate synthase subunit HisF — MTVAVRVIPCLDVDAGRVVKGVNFLDLRDAGDPVELAAAYDRAGADELTFLDVTASASDRGTMLDVVRRTAESVFIPLTVGGGVRQVADVDTLLRAGADKVGVNTAAIARPELIAEIADRFGRQVLVLSLDVRRAPAGTTPSGFEVTTHGGRRGTGIDAVEWARRGAELGAGEILLNSMDADGTKTGFDLALIQAVRAVVDVPVIASGGAGEVAHFPPAIGAGADAVLAASVFHFGELTVGEVKDALRGAGHPVR; from the coding sequence ATGACGGTGGCGGTACGGGTGATCCCGTGTCTGGACGTGGACGCCGGCCGGGTGGTCAAGGGGGTCAACTTCCTCGACCTGCGCGACGCCGGCGACCCGGTGGAGCTCGCGGCGGCGTACGACCGGGCCGGCGCGGACGAGTTGACCTTCCTCGACGTCACCGCCTCCGCCAGCGATCGGGGGACCATGCTCGACGTGGTCCGCCGCACCGCCGAGTCGGTGTTCATCCCGCTGACCGTCGGCGGCGGCGTACGCCAGGTCGCCGACGTCGACACGCTGCTGCGCGCCGGCGCCGACAAGGTCGGCGTGAACACCGCCGCGATCGCCCGACCGGAGCTGATCGCCGAGATCGCCGACCGGTTCGGCCGCCAGGTGCTGGTGCTCTCGCTCGACGTCCGACGCGCGCCGGCCGGCACCACGCCGAGCGGCTTCGAGGTGACCACCCACGGCGGTCGCCGGGGCACCGGGATCGACGCCGTCGAGTGGGCGCGCCGCGGCGCGGAGCTGGGCGCGGGGGAGATCCTGCTGAACTCGATGGACGCCGACGGCACCAAGACCGGCTTCGACCTGGCGCTGATCCAGGCGGTCCGCGCGGTGGTCGACGTGCCGGTGATCGCCAGCGGCGGCGCCGGCGAGGTGGCGCACTTCCCGCCGGCGATCGGCGCGGGCGCCGACGCCGTGCTGGCGGCCAGCGTCTTCCACTTCGGCGAGCTGACCGTCGGCGAGGTCAAGGACGCCCTGCGCGGAGCCGGCCACCCGGTCCGCTGA
- a CDS encoding MarR family winged helix-turn-helix transcriptional regulator, with protein MTDDLVLRRQVCFALYAASRALTDVYRPILDEHGLTYPQYLVLLVLWERGDEAPTVSELGAQLRLDSGTLSPLLKRLEAAGLVVRNRSARDERRVEVGLTERGRELRQRMADVPMRIACATGLTEAELIGLRDTLTRVTETIHRQKEQ; from the coding sequence GTGACCGATGATCTGGTGCTGCGCCGGCAGGTGTGCTTCGCCCTCTACGCGGCGTCGCGCGCCCTCACCGACGTCTACCGGCCCATCCTCGACGAGCACGGGCTGACCTACCCGCAGTACCTGGTGCTGCTGGTGCTCTGGGAGCGCGGCGACGAGGCCCCCACGGTCTCCGAGCTCGGCGCCCAGCTCCGGCTCGACTCCGGCACCCTCTCCCCGCTGCTCAAGCGCCTGGAGGCGGCGGGCCTGGTGGTCCGCAACCGCTCGGCGCGCGACGAGCGCCGGGTGGAGGTGGGCCTCACCGAGCGGGGCCGGGAGCTGCGGCAGCGGATGGCGGACGTGCCGATGCGGATCGCCTGCGCCACCGGGCTCACCGAGGCCGAGCTGATCGGGCTGCGCGACACCCTCACCCGGGTCACCGAGACGATCCACCGACAGAAGGAGCAGTGA
- a CDS encoding organic hydroperoxide resistance protein, translating to MQVLYTASARATGDGRDGHVRTSDGTLELDLAIPKEMGGAGGAANPEQLFAAGYAACFHSALRLVARRAKADVNGSVVEAEVGIGPNGSGGFGLTVALVVDLPAVERAAAEQLVEAAHQVCPYSNATRGNIEVALTVREAASA from the coding sequence ATGCAGGTGCTCTACACCGCCTCCGCCCGCGCCACCGGTGACGGCCGGGACGGCCACGTCCGCACCTCGGACGGCACGCTCGAGCTGGACCTGGCGATCCCGAAGGAGATGGGCGGCGCCGGTGGCGCGGCCAACCCCGAGCAGCTCTTCGCCGCCGGCTACGCGGCCTGCTTCCACTCCGCGCTGCGGCTGGTCGCCCGCCGTGCCAAGGCCGACGTCAACGGCTCGGTCGTCGAGGCCGAGGTCGGCATCGGCCCGAACGGCAGCGGTGGCTTCGGCCTGACCGTCGCCCTCGTGGTCGACCTCCCCGCCGTCGAGCGCGCCGCCGCCGAGCAGCTGGTCGAGGCCGCCCACCAGGTCTGCCCGTACTCGAACGCGACCCGTGGCAACATCGAGGTCGCCCTCACCGTCCGCGAGGCCGCGTCGGCCTGA
- a CDS encoding AMP-dependent synthetase/ligase: MALDVPYRSIPDMFLKRVAATPDRRAFAHPAPDDSGPVWLSWEQVGRRARAVAAGLHGLGVGLEDPVAILANTRLDWVIADFGIMCAGGATTTVYPTTEPEDATYIIADSGSRVLFAENPAQAAKIAGAELPALTHVVLFDGDPDPAAAVPQLTLAELEERGARTLEAEPDLIDMLVAGIGPEHLATLIYTSGTTGRPKGVELLHGGWCWEGVAQAEMGLLRDDDLQYLWLPLSHSFGKTLLCGATHVGMPTYVDGRVDKLVDLLAVVKPTLMCGAPRVFEKVYNKAVTTAQGAGGAKAKIFAWGVRTGKEKVALEQAGKPVSAGLKLKYALAEKLVFSKLQARLGGRMRVLVSGAAPLSPEIATFFAAANLPISEGYGLTETSAGNFVNPPDGLRIGTVGRSMGDLECRIDTDGEILVRGRPVMRGYHNLPEETAAAFTEDGFFRTGDIGSLDDDGYLRITDRKKDLVKTSGGKYIAPSHIEGMFKAICPYTSQAVVIGQARNYCTMLVTLDPDAIRGWVAGGPLEGKEYAEIVASPEAQAMVDGYVAELNAKLNRWETIKKVAILPRDLTIEHGEITPSLKIKRRGVESNFAAEIDKMYAGTLAEL, encoded by the coding sequence ATGGCTCTCGATGTACCGTACCGTTCCATCCCCGACATGTTCCTCAAGCGCGTGGCGGCGACCCCCGACCGCCGCGCCTTCGCCCATCCCGCTCCCGACGACTCGGGACCGGTCTGGCTGAGCTGGGAGCAGGTCGGTCGGCGCGCCAGGGCGGTCGCCGCCGGGCTGCACGGGCTCGGCGTCGGCCTGGAGGATCCGGTGGCGATCCTGGCGAACACCCGGCTGGACTGGGTGATCGCCGACTTCGGCATCATGTGCGCCGGCGGCGCGACCACCACCGTCTACCCGACCACCGAGCCCGAGGACGCGACCTACATCATCGCCGACTCCGGGTCCCGGGTGCTCTTCGCCGAGAACCCGGCCCAGGCCGCGAAGATCGCCGGCGCCGAGCTGCCGGCGCTGACCCACGTGGTGCTCTTCGACGGCGACCCCGACCCGGCCGCCGCCGTCCCCCAGCTCACCCTGGCCGAGCTGGAGGAGCGCGGGGCGCGGACCCTCGAGGCCGAGCCGGACCTGATCGACATGCTGGTCGCCGGCATCGGCCCGGAGCACCTGGCCACCCTGATCTACACCTCGGGTACCACCGGACGGCCCAAGGGGGTCGAACTGCTGCATGGCGGTTGGTGCTGGGAGGGCGTGGCGCAGGCCGAGATGGGGCTGCTCCGCGACGACGACCTGCAGTACCTCTGGCTACCGCTGTCCCACTCGTTCGGCAAGACCCTGCTCTGCGGCGCCACCCACGTCGGCATGCCGACCTATGTCGACGGCCGGGTGGACAAGCTGGTCGACCTGCTCGCCGTGGTCAAGCCGACGCTGATGTGCGGCGCGCCCCGGGTCTTCGAGAAGGTCTACAACAAGGCGGTCACCACGGCCCAGGGCGCCGGCGGCGCGAAGGCGAAGATCTTCGCCTGGGGAGTGCGTACCGGCAAGGAGAAGGTCGCCCTGGAGCAGGCCGGCAAGCCGGTCTCGGCGGGACTGAAGCTGAAGTACGCGCTGGCCGAGAAGCTGGTGTTCAGCAAGCTCCAGGCCCGGCTCGGCGGCCGGATGCGGGTGCTCGTCTCCGGCGCGGCCCCGCTGAGCCCGGAGATCGCCACCTTCTTCGCCGCCGCCAACCTGCCGATCTCCGAGGGGTACGGCCTCACCGAGACCAGCGCGGGCAACTTCGTGAACCCGCCGGACGGGCTGCGGATCGGCACCGTCGGCCGGTCGATGGGCGACCTGGAGTGCCGGATCGACACCGACGGCGAGATCCTGGTGCGCGGCAGGCCGGTGATGCGCGGTTACCACAACCTCCCGGAGGAGACCGCCGCGGCGTTCACCGAGGACGGCTTCTTCCGTACCGGTGACATCGGCAGCCTTGACGACGACGGCTACCTGCGGATCACGGACCGGAAGAAGGACCTGGTCAAGACCTCCGGCGGGAAGTACATCGCGCCGTCGCACATCGAGGGCATGTTCAAGGCGATCTGCCCGTACACCTCGCAGGCCGTGGTGATCGGGCAGGCCCGCAACTACTGCACCATGCTGGTCACCCTCGACCCGGACGCGATCCGCGGCTGGGTGGCCGGCGGCCCGCTGGAGGGCAAGGAGTACGCGGAGATCGTCGCGTCCCCGGAGGCGCAGGCGATGGTCGACGGGTACGTGGCCGAGCTGAACGCCAAGCTCAACCGGTGGGAGACGATCAAGAAGGTCGCCATCCTCCCCCGCGACCTGACGATCGAGCACGGCGAGATCACCCCGTCGCTGAAGATCAAGCGCCGGGGCGTGGAGAGCAACTTCGCCGCCGAGATCGACAAGATGTACGCCGGCACCCTCGCCGAGCTCTGA
- a CDS encoding terpene synthase family protein translates to MRSFAVSALREPPFPARRHAAVELVAGESTGWARDLGLVATAAGLRRLRGAGAAELAGRACPDAPVDRLRLLTDLISWLFVMDDACDEDGLGASPTRLAPTVAELLEVLDGHGDPAAPRPVAAGPLGVGLDDLCRRVRALHRPTLLRLISQLREYLLALLWEAANREHRRVPGVAEYVQMRRHTGGARPSFTLTDLAHDGLPAAARQADPALAALDDLAADLVCWCNDLFSYGKELSSAPDVHNLVTTIAGESGQGEEAALRAAAARFNEGLAAYAEREAALTGAGDESVRAFLVTRRNWIRATYDWSLAVSRYA, encoded by the coding sequence ATGCGGAGCTTCGCGGTCTCGGCACTGCGCGAACCTCCCTTCCCGGCACGCCGGCACGCGGCCGTCGAGCTGGTCGCCGGGGAGAGCACCGGGTGGGCGCGCGACCTCGGCCTGGTGGCCACGGCGGCCGGTCTGCGCCGGTTGCGCGGGGCCGGTGCGGCGGAGCTGGCCGGCCGGGCCTGCCCGGACGCGCCGGTCGACCGGTTGCGGCTGCTGACCGACCTGATCTCCTGGTTGTTCGTGATGGACGACGCCTGCGACGAGGACGGGCTCGGTGCCAGCCCCACCCGGCTCGCGCCCACCGTGGCGGAACTGCTGGAGGTGCTGGACGGGCACGGTGATCCGGCGGCGCCGCGGCCGGTGGCGGCCGGGCCGCTCGGCGTCGGGCTGGACGACCTCTGCCGGCGGGTCCGCGCCCTGCACCGGCCGACGCTCCTGCGGCTGATCAGCCAGCTCCGGGAGTACCTGCTGGCGCTGCTCTGGGAGGCGGCGAACCGGGAGCACCGCCGGGTGCCCGGGGTGGCCGAGTACGTGCAGATGCGCCGGCACACCGGCGGGGCCCGGCCCAGCTTCACCCTCACCGACCTGGCGCACGACGGTCTGCCCGCCGCGGCCCGGCAAGCCGACCCGGCGCTGGCCGCGCTGGACGACCTCGCCGCGGACCTGGTCTGCTGGTGCAACGACCTCTTCTCCTACGGCAAGGAGCTGAGCAGCGCGCCGGACGTGCACAACCTGGTGACCACGATCGCCGGGGAGAGCGGGCAGGGGGAGGAGGCGGCGCTGCGGGCTGCGGCGGCCCGGTTCAACGAGGGGCTGGCCGCGTACGCCGAGCGGGAGGCCGCGCTGACGGGCGCCGGGGACGAGTCGGTCCGGGCCTTCCTGGTCACCCGCCGGAACTGGATCCGGGCCACCTACGACTGGTCGCTCGCCGTCTCCCGGTATGCCTGA
- a CDS encoding NADP-dependent oxidoreductase: MSANREIHLASRPQGWPTAENFRLVTTEVPTPGPGQIVVRNQFMSVDPYMRGRMNDVKSYVPPFQLDAPLDGGAIGEVVASEVEGIKPGDTVLHGLGWREYALLDAKAARKVDPSLAPVSAYLSVLGMTGLTAYAGLLDVAAMKPGETVFVSGAAGAVGSMVGQIAKLRGASRVIGSAGSAAKVERLRALGFDAAFDYHDGPVRDALKAAAPDGIDVYFDNVGSEHLEAAIGALNLHGRVAVCGMIAQYNSSEPPAAPRNLALVIGKRLTLRGFLVSDHGHLRDQFVQEMSGWLRDGRISYDETVVDGIENAPEAFLGVLRGENLGKMLVRV; encoded by the coding sequence ATGAGCGCCAACCGTGAGATCCACCTGGCCTCCCGCCCCCAGGGCTGGCCGACGGCCGAGAACTTCCGCCTCGTCACCACCGAGGTGCCCACCCCGGGCCCGGGCCAGATCGTGGTCCGCAACCAGTTCATGTCGGTCGACCCGTACATGCGGGGCCGGATGAACGACGTCAAGTCGTACGTGCCGCCGTTCCAGCTCGACGCCCCGCTCGACGGCGGCGCGATCGGCGAGGTGGTGGCCAGCGAGGTCGAGGGGATCAAGCCCGGCGACACCGTCCTGCACGGCCTGGGCTGGCGGGAGTACGCGCTGCTCGACGCGAAGGCGGCCCGCAAGGTCGACCCGAGCCTGGCGCCGGTGAGCGCGTACCTGAGCGTGCTCGGCATGACCGGCCTGACCGCGTACGCCGGTCTGCTGGACGTGGCCGCGATGAAGCCCGGCGAGACCGTCTTCGTCTCCGGCGCGGCCGGCGCGGTGGGCAGCATGGTCGGCCAGATCGCCAAGCTCCGGGGCGCGTCCCGGGTGATCGGCAGCGCCGGCTCGGCGGCCAAGGTCGAGCGGCTCAGGGCGCTCGGCTTCGACGCCGCCTTCGACTATCACGACGGTCCGGTGCGCGACGCGCTGAAGGCCGCCGCCCCGGACGGCATCGACGTGTACTTCGACAACGTCGGCTCCGAGCACCTGGAGGCCGCGATCGGCGCGCTGAACCTGCACGGCCGGGTCGCCGTCTGCGGCATGATCGCGCAGTACAACTCCAGCGAGCCGCCGGCCGCGCCGCGCAACCTGGCGCTGGTGATCGGCAAGCGGCTCACCCTGCGCGGCTTCCTGGTCAGCGACCACGGCCACCTGCGCGACCAGTTCGTCCAGGAGATGTCCGGTTGGCTGCGCGACGGCAGGATCTCGTACGACGAGACGGTCGTCGACGGCATCGAGAACGCCCCGGAGGCGTTCCTCGGCGTGCTGCGCGGCGAGAACCTGGGCAAGATGCTCGTCCGGGTGTGA